In Channa argus isolate prfri chromosome 23, Channa argus male v1.0, whole genome shotgun sequence, the following are encoded in one genomic region:
- the LOC137108837 gene encoding uncharacterized protein: MAAVCQPRRALVEIPAPQPKIAARMRRSYLEILSARMAPSPLPRGRSATTITRRVSSLELWNGRIEEQCEKMEDHHSPLSNHQLVQLIRSLILVEQSQEPRILASDLKYLQEDLHLKKANVYRSIPYSRFGSNRDAHCYRKAYPHLVAFKVSCQEWGQVLLRNKEWDPVLEHTLMAWRYTSELPQWDTANHNALREQCYSILAAHSLTALNHYHPEPSRGRELLRRMRMAQLHSLSIVPCIQELQRIMGCSDVSAMDTK; encoded by the exons ATGGCAGCTGTGTGCCAGCCACGACGTGCCCTGGTGGAAATACCTGCCCCACAGCCTAAGATTGCAG CTCGGATGAGGAGGTCGTACCTAGAGATTCTAAGTGCTCGGATGGCTCCGTCTCCACTTCCACGGGGGAGAAGCGCAACTACAATCACGAGGCGTGTGTCTTCAC TGGAGTTGTGGAACGGGAGGATAGAGGAGCAGTGTGAGAAGATGGAGGACCATCACAGCCCACTCTCCAATCATCAACTTGTACAGCTAATCAGATCCCTCATCTTAGTTGAACAG AGCCAAGAACCCAGGATCCTGGCCTCAGACCTGAAGTATCTCCAGGAGGACTTGCACCTAAAGAAGGCTAATGTTTACAGGTCCATACCCTACTCACGATTTGGCTCCAACAGGGATGCTCATTGCTACAGGAAGGCCTACCCTCACCTTGTGGCTTTTAAA GTTTCGTGTCAGGAGTGGGGCCAAGTTCTTCTTAGGAACAAAGAGTGGGATCCTGTGTTGGAGCACACACTGATGGCATGGCGCTACACCAGCGAATTGCCGCAGTGGGATACAGCGAATCACAATGCTCTCCGAGAACAGTGTTACAGCATTCTGGCGGCTCACAGCCTCACTGCTCTCAACCACTACCACCCTGAACCCAGCAGAGGACGCGAGCTGCTCAGAAG GATGAGAATGGCTCAGCTACACAGCCTCTCAATTGTGCCCTGTATTCAGGAGTTGCAGAGGATTATGGGATGCTCAGATGTTTCTGCTATGGATACAAAATAA